One window of the Pseudomonas lurida genome contains the following:
- the wecB gene encoding non-hydrolyzing UDP-N-acetylglucosamine 2-epimerase yields the protein MKKLKVVTVVGTRPEIIRLSRVMAALDKHCEHVLVHTGQNYDYELNEIFFLDLGIRKPDHFLNAAGASGAQTIGNVIIAVDRVLEQEAPEALLVLGDTNSCMAVIPAKRRKIPTFHMEAGNRCFDMRVPEEINRRIVDHTADINLTYSTIARDYLLREGLLPDMVIKTGSPMFEVLNYYREGIEASDVVARLGLEAGKFFVVSAHREENIDSDKNFLKLVEVLNTVAAHYDLPVIVTTHPRTQKRVDAMGVTFHKNVQLLKPLGFKDYNKLQLTSKAVLSDSGTINEESSILNFPALNMREAHERPEGMEEAAVMMVGLEVERVMQGLELLECQAVGEERTLRLVTDYSMPNVAEKVVRIIHSYRDYVMRNVWKQY from the coding sequence ATGAAAAAGTTGAAAGTGGTCACCGTCGTAGGCACTCGTCCGGAAATTATCCGTTTGTCACGGGTCATGGCAGCGCTGGACAAGCATTGTGAGCATGTCCTGGTGCATACCGGACAGAATTACGATTACGAGCTGAACGAGATCTTCTTTCTGGATCTCGGCATCCGCAAGCCCGATCATTTCCTCAATGCAGCAGGTGCCAGCGGGGCGCAAACCATCGGTAATGTGATCATCGCTGTGGATCGCGTACTTGAACAAGAAGCGCCAGAGGCATTGCTGGTACTGGGTGATACCAACAGTTGCATGGCAGTCATTCCGGCCAAGCGTCGCAAGATCCCTACCTTCCATATGGAAGCTGGTAACCGCTGCTTTGATATGCGCGTGCCGGAAGAAATCAATCGCCGCATTGTCGACCATACGGCAGACATCAATCTCACCTACAGCACTATCGCGCGTGATTACCTTTTGCGTGAAGGCTTGCTGCCTGACATGGTCATTAAGACCGGTAGCCCGATGTTTGAGGTGCTCAATTACTACCGTGAGGGGATTGAGGCTTCAGACGTAGTAGCGCGTCTCGGTTTGGAAGCGGGCAAGTTCTTCGTCGTCAGCGCTCACCGTGAAGAGAATATCGACTCTGACAAGAACTTCCTCAAACTCGTCGAAGTATTGAATACCGTTGCTGCCCACTACGATCTCCCGGTAATCGTGACAACGCATCCGCGCACCCAGAAGCGTGTAGATGCAATGGGCGTGACGTTTCACAAAAATGTGCAGCTGCTCAAGCCCCTGGGTTTCAAGGATTATAACAAGCTTCAGTTGACTTCTAAGGCCGTGCTGTCCGATAGCGGGACAATCAATGAGGAGTCGTCCATCCTTAACTTTCCTGCGCTGAATATGCGTGAAGCGCATGAGCGTCCGGAAGGTATGGAAGAGGCTGCAGTGATGATGGTCGGCCTGGAAGTCGAACGTGTCATGCAAGGCCTTGAACTGCTGGAATGCCAGGCGGTTGGTGAAGAACGTACACTGCGACTTGTCACGGATTACAGCATGCCGAATGTAGCCGAGAAAGTTGTGAGGATCATCCACAGCTATCGCGATTACGTCATGCGCAATGTATGGAAGCAATACTGA
- a CDS encoding glycosyltransferase family 4 protein, translating to MRINNMVEGFVAKGHEVTVLTGLPNYPEGQVYADFLQDPARFSHYQGANVIRVPMLARGKRSITLGLNYLSFFTSASTIGSYKLRGQSFDSIFVYAVSPIMAAIPAIVIGRLKKAPVFVWVLDLWPETLSAVGIIKHPKLLGLVGKMVSWIYNRTDYLLLQSRSFDENVRKYCTRSISSDRLVYFPSWAEDDFSGDVSGASDLLQSDDSVFTIVFAGNLGEAQDFPAILQAAKTLEPDLPVRWVIVGDGRASDWLKAHVTEHQLDNVFLLGRHPLEKMPALFAVADALLVSLKTNEVFEKTIPGKVQAYLASGKPIIAMIDGEAARVVVESGAGMACGSGDASGLADIVRTMGSLSAPELEKMGRSGRDYYLEHFSKVTLFDRLEALFRRATLRHRDRR from the coding sequence ATGCGTATCAACAACATGGTCGAAGGCTTTGTCGCCAAAGGCCACGAAGTGACTGTGTTGACGGGATTGCCCAACTACCCGGAAGGGCAGGTGTATGCAGACTTTTTACAGGATCCCGCACGTTTCTCACATTATCAGGGCGCAAACGTCATCCGCGTTCCGATGTTGGCAAGGGGCAAGCGCAGCATAACGCTGGGTTTGAATTACCTTTCATTTTTTACCAGCGCATCGACGATCGGCAGCTACAAGTTACGTGGTCAGTCGTTCGATTCGATCTTTGTCTACGCCGTGTCCCCGATCATGGCCGCGATCCCTGCGATCGTGATTGGCCGTTTAAAAAAAGCGCCAGTGTTTGTTTGGGTCCTTGATTTGTGGCCTGAAACCCTGAGTGCAGTCGGGATTATCAAGCATCCGAAACTGCTTGGACTCGTAGGAAAAATGGTTTCCTGGATCTATAACCGGACCGACTATCTGCTGTTGCAATCACGCTCTTTTGACGAGAATGTCAGAAAGTACTGTACCCGTTCAATATCAAGCGACCGGCTGGTGTACTTTCCCAGCTGGGCTGAAGATGACTTTTCCGGTGATGTGAGTGGCGCTTCTGATCTGCTCCAAAGCGACGATTCAGTCTTTACTATAGTGTTCGCCGGCAACCTGGGGGAGGCTCAGGATTTTCCAGCGATCCTGCAAGCAGCCAAGACGCTTGAGCCAGACTTGCCCGTGCGCTGGGTGATCGTCGGCGATGGTCGGGCCAGTGATTGGTTGAAGGCGCATGTAACGGAACATCAGTTGGACAACGTCTTTTTGTTGGGACGGCATCCCCTGGAAAAGATGCCGGCACTCTTCGCCGTTGCTGACGCCTTGCTGGTTTCGCTCAAGACCAATGAAGTATTCGAAAAGACCATTCCAGGTAAGGTTCAGGCTTATCTGGCATCGGGCAAGCCGATTATCGCGATGATTGATGGTGAAGCTGCCAGAGTTGTCGTTGAGTCAGGGGCCGGCATGGCATGTGGCTCTGGCGATGCATCGGGACTGGCAGACATCGTGCGTACGATGGGAAGTTTGTCGGCGCCAGAACTCGAAAAAATGGGGCGCTCGGGTCGCGACTATTATCTTGAACATTTTTCCAAAGTGACCTTGTTTGATCGCCTTGAGGCGCTGTTCAGAAGGGCCACCCTGAGGCACAGAGATCGTCGATGA
- a CDS encoding UDP-glucose 4-epimerase family protein → MKKVLLTGASGFVGRAVLDRLRQDSQFESVIAVRKAWLEVPEKVRLVEVSSIDAFTDWKEAVAGCAVVIHCAARVHVMSDTSADPLAEFRKVNVEGTLRLARQAAEAGVKRFVFVSSIKVNGEATALGAPYTADAEPAPADPYGISKMEAEQALRLLAAQTGMDVVIIRPTLVYGPGVKANFLSMMRWLDKGVPLPFGAIHNQRSFVALDNLVDLIVTCVEHPSAANETFLVSDGEDLSTTQLLRRMATALGVPARLLPFPAWLLESGASLLGRKALSQRLCGSLQVDISKTQKLLGWIPPVNVDQALSQVAQHFIGFKK, encoded by the coding sequence ATGAAAAAAGTATTATTGACTGGCGCTTCAGGCTTTGTCGGGCGGGCGGTACTGGATAGGCTGAGACAGGATTCTCAGTTTGAATCCGTGATTGCAGTGCGTAAGGCATGGCTTGAGGTACCAGAAAAAGTACGGCTGGTTGAGGTCAGTTCAATCGACGCGTTTACCGACTGGAAAGAGGCTGTAGCCGGATGTGCGGTCGTCATTCACTGCGCGGCGCGTGTGCACGTGATGAGCGATACCAGCGCAGATCCATTGGCCGAGTTTCGCAAAGTCAATGTTGAAGGTACGTTGCGGCTCGCCAGGCAGGCCGCTGAGGCTGGGGTAAAACGGTTTGTATTCGTCAGCTCCATCAAGGTCAATGGCGAGGCCACAGCCCTAGGTGCGCCCTATACGGCTGACGCAGAGCCTGCCCCAGCAGATCCCTACGGCATTTCCAAAATGGAGGCCGAACAGGCTTTACGGCTGTTAGCCGCTCAGACGGGTATGGACGTTGTTATTATTCGGCCAACACTGGTCTACGGACCAGGAGTGAAAGCCAATTTTCTCAGTATGATGCGCTGGTTGGATAAAGGCGTTCCTTTGCCATTTGGCGCCATTCATAACCAGCGTAGTTTTGTTGCCTTGGATAACCTTGTAGACCTCATTGTGACATGTGTGGAACATCCATCGGCTGCGAACGAGACTTTCTTGGTGAGTGACGGTGAGGATCTTTCAACCACTCAATTGCTGCGAAGAATGGCCACGGCATTAGGGGTCCCTGCTCGCTTGCTACCTTTTCCGGCATGGTTGTTGGAGTCTGGCGCATCGCTGCTGGGTCGCAAAGCGTTATCCCAGCGCCTATGTGGTTCACTACAGGTAGATATTAGTAAAACTCAAAAACTTTTGGGTTGGATACCCCCTGTTAATGTTGATCAAGCTCTCTCGCAGGTCGCCCAGCACTTTATTGGCTTTAAAAAGTGA
- a CDS encoding MraY family glycosyltransferase yields MTIFLVFAAVLVVSLLSTRVLRRYALAQSLMDIPNGRSSHSVPTPRGGGLAIVLTYLAALGFMASAGLISGIATWPVLGSGALIALVGFLDDHGHIAARWRLLAHFCAAAWALLWIGGLPTLPLAGYEVSLGWLGHLLAAMYLVWVLNLYNFMDGIDGIASIEAVCVCLGASLVYWLTGHNELILAPILLASAVLGFLYWNFPPARIFMGDAGSGFLGIVIGVLSLQAAWVAGELLWVWLILLGVFIVDATFTLGRRLLRGDKVYEAHRSHAYQYASRKAGRHMPVTLGVMAINIFWLIPIGICVGLGFDGLFGVVLAYVPLVLLAVKFHAGELEKTK; encoded by the coding sequence ATGACCATCTTTTTGGTGTTCGCAGCTGTGCTTGTAGTATCGCTACTTTCGACTCGGGTACTACGCAGATATGCGTTGGCTCAGAGTCTGATGGACATACCCAATGGCCGCAGTTCGCACTCTGTGCCTACTCCACGTGGCGGTGGCCTAGCTATAGTGTTGACGTATCTGGCAGCGTTGGGGTTTATGGCATCCGCCGGACTGATCAGTGGAATCGCCACATGGCCTGTGCTGGGTAGCGGAGCATTGATCGCCTTGGTTGGTTTTCTAGATGATCACGGGCATATCGCTGCGCGCTGGCGCTTGTTGGCACATTTTTGCGCGGCTGCGTGGGCACTTTTGTGGATAGGAGGTCTACCTACCCTCCCTCTGGCGGGATATGAAGTGAGTCTCGGTTGGCTCGGGCATTTACTCGCGGCCATGTACCTTGTCTGGGTTCTGAATCTCTATAACTTCATGGATGGAATCGATGGGATAGCCAGTATTGAGGCGGTATGTGTCTGTCTTGGGGCTAGCCTAGTGTATTGGCTAACTGGCCATAATGAGCTCATCTTGGCACCTATACTGCTGGCGAGCGCAGTGCTAGGTTTCCTGTATTGGAATTTTCCACCTGCGCGTATTTTTATGGGGGATGCAGGAAGCGGTTTTCTTGGGATCGTAATCGGCGTGCTTTCTCTGCAGGCAGCTTGGGTTGCCGGTGAGTTACTTTGGGTGTGGCTCATTTTACTCGGTGTATTTATCGTTGACGCAACCTTTACCCTCGGACGGCGCCTGTTGCGCGGAGACAAGGTCTATGAAGCGCATCGCAGTCACGCCTATCAGTACGCATCTCGGAAGGCCGGACGCCATATGCCTGTCACTCTGGGTGTGATGGCAATCAACATTTTTTGGTTAATTCCAATTGGTATCTGCGTCGGATTGGGTTTTGATGGTTTGTTTGGCGTGGTCTTGGCTTATGTTCCGCTGGTATTACTGGCTGTAAAATTTCACGCAGGTGAGTTAGAGAAAACGAAATAA
- a CDS encoding polysaccharide biosynthesis protein: MDSLRTRLLGLPRRQKRFLQVVTDIVLVWVALWLAFVVRLGFDDLNNPFVVHVWLFLSAPVIAIPLFINFGMYRAVMRYFGNDALIAIIKAVSLSALLLALVVYLYSNHQTVVPRSIVFNYWWLSLVIIGGLRLGMRQYFLGDWFAAAQHVPFTNRDDGLPKVVIYGAGAAGNQLVAALRLGKQMRPVAFIDDDCSIADRVISGLQVYKPKHIQRMINETGAEQLLLAIPSSSRARRREILGYLEGYPLHVRSVPGFMDLASGRVKVDDIQEVDVADLLGRDAVPAQDELLERCIKSRVVLVTGAGGSIGSELCRQILTLQPTHLLLFDHGEYNLYCVLSELEQRIESDALSVKLLPILGSVRYQDRLLEVMKTWSVDTVYHAAAYKHVPMVEHNIAEGILNNVIGTLNTAQAAVQAGVENFVLISTDKAVRPTNVMGSTKRLAELVLQGLSRELAPVLFGDTSNVSHVNKTRFTMVRFGNVLGSSGSVIPLFHKQIQAGGPLTVTHPKITRYFMTIPEAAQLVIQAGSMGQGGDVFVLDMGEPVKIVELAEKMIHLSGLSIRSDKNPHGDILINFSGLRPGEKLYEELLIGDNVASTSHPMIMRASEEFLGWEILKVRLQNLLDAVEKGDYALVRQLLKETVSGYSPEGDIVDWMHIQRHREV; this comes from the coding sequence ATGGATAGTTTACGCACGCGTTTGTTGGGTTTGCCGCGTAGGCAAAAACGCTTCTTGCAAGTCGTCACTGACATTGTGCTTGTCTGGGTAGCGCTCTGGCTGGCGTTTGTCGTTCGACTGGGTTTTGATGATCTTAACAATCCGTTTGTAGTCCATGTGTGGCTGTTCCTTAGTGCGCCAGTGATCGCTATACCTCTGTTCATCAATTTTGGTATGTATCGCGCTGTTATGCGGTATTTCGGTAATGACGCACTGATTGCGATCATCAAGGCTGTTAGTCTTTCAGCCCTATTATTAGCTTTGGTAGTTTACCTTTACAGTAACCACCAAACAGTTGTTCCCCGTTCTATCGTATTCAACTACTGGTGGCTGAGCCTGGTCATCATTGGTGGCCTGCGTTTGGGTATGCGTCAATACTTTCTTGGAGATTGGTTTGCGGCTGCCCAGCATGTTCCCTTCACAAATCGAGACGATGGGTTACCAAAAGTCGTCATCTATGGCGCTGGTGCAGCGGGGAATCAACTGGTTGCTGCCTTGCGCCTTGGTAAGCAGATGCGCCCAGTGGCTTTCATTGATGATGACTGTAGCATTGCGGATCGCGTCATCTCCGGTCTACAGGTTTATAAACCAAAACATATCCAGCGCATGATTAACGAAACCGGCGCGGAACAGCTGTTACTCGCGATTCCTTCCTCCTCACGTGCTCGGCGCAGGGAGATACTTGGCTACCTAGAAGGATATCCGCTGCATGTACGCAGCGTTCCAGGGTTTATGGACTTGGCGAGCGGCCGGGTCAAAGTCGACGATATTCAGGAGGTTGATGTCGCCGACCTGCTGGGTCGAGATGCCGTGCCGGCGCAGGATGAGCTCCTAGAACGATGCATCAAGAGCCGCGTCGTGCTCGTGACCGGCGCGGGTGGTTCGATTGGTTCAGAACTCTGCCGTCAGATACTAACACTACAGCCCACCCATCTTTTGCTTTTTGACCATGGTGAATACAACCTCTACTGCGTCTTGTCAGAACTCGAGCAGCGTATTGAGTCAGATGCATTGAGTGTAAAACTACTGCCTATCCTTGGTTCGGTACGGTATCAGGATAGGTTGTTGGAGGTCATGAAGACTTGGTCCGTTGATACTGTGTACCACGCAGCTGCGTATAAACATGTTCCTATGGTGGAGCACAATATCGCCGAAGGTATTCTCAATAATGTGATAGGCACTCTCAATACTGCGCAGGCAGCTGTTCAGGCTGGGGTGGAGAACTTCGTACTTATTTCAACTGATAAGGCTGTGCGACCGACCAATGTGATGGGCAGTACCAAACGGCTTGCAGAGTTAGTACTACAAGGTTTGAGCAGAGAACTAGCTCCGGTTCTATTTGGTGATACATCGAATGTCTCGCACGTAAATAAAACACGCTTTACGATGGTTCGTTTTGGCAATGTGCTTGGGTCTTCAGGGTCGGTCATCCCCTTGTTCCACAAACAGATCCAGGCAGGGGGGCCTTTGACAGTGACCCATCCGAAAATCACACGTTATTTCATGACCATTCCTGAAGCAGCCCAGTTGGTCATTCAAGCTGGTTCGATGGGACAGGGTGGAGACGTTTTCGTGCTCGACATGGGCGAGCCCGTGAAAATTGTTGAGCTTGCTGAAAAGATGATTCATCTTTCTGGATTGAGTATCCGTTCGGATAAGAATCCGCATGGGGATATTCTGATAAATTTCAGTGGACTGCGTCCGGGTGAGAAGCTATATGAAGAACTGTTGATTGGCGATAATGTAGCCTCTACCAGTCACCCGATGATCATGCGTGCCAGTGAGGAGTTTCTGGGATGGGAGATTCTCAAGGTGAGGTTGCAGAATTTATTGGATGCCGTTGAAAAAGGCGATTACGCGCTCGTAAGACAGTTGTTGAAGGAGACTGTGAGTGGTTACAGCCCCGAAGGTGATATCGTCGACTGGATGCACATTCAGCGCCACCGCGAAGTTTAG
- a CDS encoding EpsG family protein: protein MIIYLLGYLIIFYIAILRFFTLRRDLPLTLLLYILVGIIGGIRYETGMDWPQYSDYFDSISVEQGLYTSYLSNNYKLAFEFGYFLLNYLIKYLGGGVEIVFLTASLFCALSTYLLSSFFPGNRIFIFAIYISYNFIYMHFSTVRQSIAVGLFFIALWIHLKFSNKKLMILALALCVCFQISALLYLFIFFCSFFVRDTYRYIYTWSASILIIFIAIHFGSNPYEILSTILPSSFASKLMEYAVWDFASSTKTYLFGLYIAFCAFNLSWLERIEKNKTPKATMNKKENFVVKLSITSLLLSATFIILFPNNFALWTRTFNVASVLFACALSSFYYSSTGRYRIIFFLHLVIAAVSFVVSLYAAQEAMSPYRTIL, encoded by the coding sequence TTGATTATTTACTTGCTCGGCTATCTGATCATTTTTTATATTGCTATATTGCGCTTTTTCACACTCCGTCGCGATCTGCCTTTGACGCTATTACTTTATATTCTAGTAGGCATTATTGGTGGCATCAGATATGAAACGGGTATGGATTGGCCACAATATTCCGATTACTTTGACTCAATTTCAGTCGAGCAAGGCCTTTACACCTCCTATTTGAGTAACAACTATAAGCTGGCCTTTGAGTTCGGTTACTTTCTATTAAACTACCTCATCAAATATCTCGGCGGAGGAGTAGAAATTGTATTTTTGACTGCCTCACTATTTTGTGCACTGAGCACATATCTGCTCTCGAGTTTTTTTCCTGGAAATAGAATTTTTATTTTTGCCATCTATATATCATATAATTTTATATACATGCACTTTTCAACAGTACGCCAATCAATAGCTGTAGGTTTGTTTTTTATTGCTCTATGGATACACCTGAAATTTTCGAACAAGAAACTAATGATTTTAGCGCTTGCCTTATGTGTCTGCTTCCAGATTTCCGCACTACTGTATCTATTTATTTTTTTCTGTTCATTTTTTGTACGCGACACCTACCGATATATATACACATGGTCCGCTAGTATATTGATAATTTTCATAGCAATACATTTTGGCTCAAATCCTTATGAAATACTCTCGACCATCCTTCCTTCATCGTTCGCTTCGAAACTGATGGAATATGCGGTATGGGATTTTGCATCCAGTACAAAAACTTACCTATTTGGATTATATATAGCCTTTTGCGCTTTTAACCTGAGCTGGTTAGAACGCATAGAAAAAAACAAAACCCCCAAAGCAACAATGAATAAAAAAGAAAACTTCGTAGTGAAGCTTTCTATAACATCGCTACTACTATCAGCGACATTTATAATATTATTCCCAAACAACTTTGCATTGTGGACTCGCACCTTCAATGTCGCATCGGTTTTATTCGCATGCGCGCTTTCATCTTTTTACTATTCGAGCACAGGAAGGTATCGGATTATATTCTTTCTACATCTGGTAATAGCAGCAGTGTCATTTGTAGTATCTTTATATGCTGCACAAGAAGCAATGTCACCGTACAGGACTATACTTTAA
- a CDS encoding glycosyltransferase family protein → MTDNEGRTGERSAIFTVCNLAYLPKALVLAESLVKFDQPKLKIYIFDRKVEIDLPTDLAEFYWVEEIGLANVRQYAFKYDIVEFSTSLKPWITLKLLEQHDNIIFLDPDTCVFSRLDGIWEKLGTHDIILTPHYVTPHVEGDIGMLRFGSFNLGFYAVSSTSEARRFLHWWNERCLEHCYFETQFGLSTDQKWVSIAPCFFPTLHVSFNLGYNVAFWNSHERTLTSDGQGGYDVNKKFPLVFFHFSSFDEENPELLSKRAFSGRDQKRQDLLEVSLYYKERLSHFSFIPATTPYAFDYMSDGKYISPTLRRAYASTLDEFPSGHDPFDSKGPVYQFAKKNYLFEATGRYKPAGFEDAKAHAGKLNLINSVLKVILYAIGPNRFMNLSRLFVYLSSFRLNKKLWKL, encoded by the coding sequence GTGACTGATAACGAAGGTAGGACCGGCGAGCGCTCAGCCATTTTCACCGTTTGCAATTTGGCTTACCTGCCTAAAGCGCTGGTGCTGGCAGAGTCTCTGGTTAAGTTTGATCAACCGAAGCTGAAAATTTATATTTTTGATCGCAAAGTGGAAATAGATCTGCCAACCGACCTAGCAGAATTCTATTGGGTTGAAGAAATTGGGTTGGCAAACGTCCGACAATACGCGTTCAAATATGACATTGTAGAATTCAGCACAAGCCTTAAGCCTTGGATTACTTTAAAGCTGCTTGAGCAACACGATAATATTATATTCTTGGATCCAGATACCTGCGTATTCAGCCGCCTCGATGGGATATGGGAAAAACTCGGCACTCACGATATCATTCTGACGCCACACTATGTCACTCCGCATGTTGAAGGTGATATTGGCATGCTGCGCTTTGGCTCTTTCAACTTGGGTTTCTACGCAGTTTCCAGTACGTCGGAAGCCAGACGTTTTCTACACTGGTGGAATGAACGCTGCCTTGAGCACTGTTATTTTGAAACTCAGTTTGGACTTTCTACCGATCAAAAATGGGTAAGTATTGCCCCGTGCTTCTTCCCTACGTTGCATGTGTCCTTCAACCTTGGTTACAACGTTGCCTTTTGGAATAGCCACGAACGGACACTGACCTCAGATGGCCAAGGTGGGTATGACGTCAACAAGAAATTCCCACTTGTCTTCTTTCACTTCAGTTCATTTGATGAAGAGAACCCTGAGCTTTTGAGCAAACGTGCGTTTTCCGGAAGGGACCAGAAAAGGCAGGATTTGCTAGAGGTCAGCCTTTACTACAAAGAACGGCTCTCACATTTCTCATTCATACCAGCAACTACACCTTATGCCTTTGACTACATGAGCGATGGTAAATACATTTCACCTACGTTGAGACGTGCTTATGCCAGCACGCTTGATGAATTCCCATCTGGTCATGATCCATTTGACTCGAAAGGTCCAGTTTACCAATTCGCCAAGAAAAACTACTTGTTTGAAGCGACCGGCCGATACAAACCTGCCGGCTTTGAAGACGCTAAAGCTCACGCAGGCAAATTAAACTTAATTAACTCAGTACTCAAGGTCATACTATATGCAATTGGCCCGAATCGATTCATGAACTTATCAAGACTATTCGTTTACCTATCCAGCTTCAGATTGAATAAAAAGCTTTGGAAACTGTAA
- a CDS encoding glycosyltransferase family protein: protein MTHKIAVGIVVYHAGAELLRRLELTSVNGFEVYVFDNSPHIANVREFSECHPHIHYFTCGKNLGLGVGISTVCANAYQQGHSALLFFDQDTGFSAETLTYVEHNYIDNIDSYSTFSAIAFKADGAASVRDVPLVINSGSLYFLDKLKTIDWMDCSYFVDGVDYKLCLDSLNKGYRIGVCGATPGFDHVTEQADSVYRIAGHSYSMRAYSWSRIKDAVSSNLKLIFCAIKSHQLGFALKITRLLTLYCTSQILVRIINTLGIYKRD, encoded by the coding sequence ATGACGCATAAGATTGCAGTAGGTATTGTTGTCTATCATGCCGGCGCTGAACTACTGCGCAGGCTCGAATTGACTTCGGTAAACGGGTTTGAAGTTTATGTATTCGACAACTCGCCTCATATAGCCAACGTGCGGGAGTTTTCCGAATGTCATCCGCACATCCACTATTTCACCTGTGGCAAAAATCTCGGTCTGGGTGTAGGCATATCAACAGTATGTGCCAACGCCTATCAGCAGGGCCATTCGGCGCTTCTTTTTTTCGATCAAGATACTGGGTTCAGCGCCGAAACACTGACATATGTAGAACACAACTACATAGATAACATCGACTCTTATAGTACGTTTAGTGCGATTGCTTTCAAAGCCGATGGAGCAGCTTCGGTACGGGATGTGCCCCTAGTGATCAACAGCGGCAGTCTTTACTTCCTAGACAAACTCAAAACCATTGACTGGATGGATTGTAGCTATTTTGTTGACGGCGTAGATTACAAACTCTGCCTGGACTCGTTAAATAAAGGTTATCGAATAGGCGTCTGTGGCGCCACACCCGGCTTTGATCACGTCACGGAGCAAGCCGACAGTGTCTATCGTATCGCTGGCCACAGTTACTCAATGCGGGCCTATTCATGGTCCAGAATAAAAGACGCCGTATCATCGAACCTGAAACTTATTTTTTGTGCAATCAAGAGTCATCAACTCGGTTTCGCTTTAAAAATCACCAGATTGCTTACCCTCTATTGCACTTCCCAGATCCTTGTCAGGATAATCAATACATTAGGAATCTATAAACGTGACTGA
- a CDS encoding DapH/DapD/GlmU-related protein: protein MEHIALGDNFSVGEGLWLHAIPQYITFVYQPRIEIGENFSASDHLHIACCNKITIGSNVLMGSKIHITDHSHGAYSGENQSSPYEKPFERKLSSSGPVTIGDNVWIGDNVVVLPNTSIGSGSIIGANSIVTKDIPSNVIAAGCPARVVKVWSDKESKWLSI from the coding sequence TTGGAACACATCGCTCTAGGCGATAATTTCAGCGTAGGTGAGGGGCTCTGGCTACACGCTATCCCTCAGTACATAACATTTGTCTATCAGCCCCGAATCGAGATTGGCGAGAATTTTTCTGCCAGCGATCATCTGCATATCGCGTGCTGCAACAAGATAACGATCGGCAGCAATGTCTTAATGGGTAGTAAGATTCACATTACAGACCACTCTCACGGGGCCTACTCAGGGGAAAATCAATCTAGCCCCTACGAAAAACCTTTCGAACGAAAGCTGTCTAGCAGCGGGCCAGTCACCATTGGCGATAACGTGTGGATTGGGGACAATGTCGTAGTACTCCCTAACACCTCTATTGGCAGCGGCTCGATTATCGGCGCCAATAGTATTGTGACCAAAGATATACCCAGTAACGTTATCGCCGCGGGGTGCCCTGCCAGGGTCGTGAAAGTATGGAGTGATAAAGAGAGTAAATGGTTAAGTATATGA